From the Variovorax paradoxus genome, the window GAGCCTGCCGAAGGGCGGGCGCGGCCTCACGCTGATCGACCTCGAGCCCAAGGACACCCTGGCCGGTGCCGCGGCCTACACGCGCAGCGTGCGCATCGAGGGCATCGGCCGCGGCGGCAAGGAGCGCGAGGAGACGCTGGAGATCCGCACGCTCAACAACGCCCGCGGCAGCCGCGCGCGCAAGGGCAAGGCGGCCGACCTGGGCTTCAAGCCGTCGGGCATCGTGCGGGTGCTCTGATGGGCGGCATCGACATCAGCGTCATCGGCATCTTCATTGCCGTGGTCACCGGCCTCGGCAGCTACGTGCTGGGCAAGCATTTCCGCGAGAAGCGTGCTGCCAGGCGGCGCGAGAAGGACCGCATCGCCGCGCAGGCCGGCGAGACGCGCCAGGTTCGCCGGGCGCGCGAGCGCAAGGAGCGCGGCGAGTAGGCGCAGCGAGCCGCGGGCAGCTGCACCTGCGGCGCGCAAGGGCTGCAGTCTTCGAAGGGGCTACTTCAGCCCCACCCACCAACGCGTGTTGGTGCGCGCCTGTCCCACCGTCACCACCTCGCCGATCACCGGCGTCGCCAGCTCGATCTTCTTCGCCTCGGCGAGGTCCGCGATGCGGTCCAGCGGGTCGTGCCAGGTGTGGAAGGCCAGGTCGAAGGTGCTGTTGTGCACCGAGAAGAACACCTTCCCGCGCAGGTCCTCGAAGGCCTGCACGCTCTGCTCGGGCGTCATGTGCACGGCGGGCCACATGGCGTCGTAGGCGCCGTTCTCCATCAGCGCGATGTCGAAGCCGCCGAAGCGCTCGCCGATCTGCCTGAAGCCCGGGAAGTAGCCCGAGTCGCCGCTGTAGAAGATGCGCTGGTCCCCGCTCTGTATCACCCAGGAGGCCCACAGGGTGCGGTCGCGGTCGCCCAGCGTGCGGCCCGAGAAATGCTGCGCAGGCGTGGCGGTGAGCTTCACGCCGTCGTGCTCGGCGCCTTGCCACCAGTCGAGCTCGCTCACGCGCTCGACCGGCACGCCCATCACCACCAGCCGCGTGCGCACGCCCAGCGGCACGAAGTAGTGCTTCACCGTCTTCGACAGGTACTCGATGGTGGCGACGTCGAGGTGGTCGTAGTGGTCGTGCGAGAGGATCACGCCCTCGATGGGCGGAAGCTGCTCGAGCGCGATCGGCGGCTGGTGGAAGCGCTTCGGCCCGGCCCACTGCACCGGCGACACCCGTTCGCTGAACACCGGGTCGATCAGCCAGTACTTGCCGCGCAGCTTGAGCAGGTGCGACGAATGGCCCAGGCGCACCACGTGGTTGGTGCCGGCGTCGAGCGCATCGAGCGTGGCCTTGTCCAGCGGCTTCACCGGGATGGGGTCGACGGGCACGCTGTCGACCTTGCTGCCCACGATGAAGCGCGACCAGATCCGCCAGGCGCTGGCCTGCGCGGGCAGGTCGGGGTTGGCCATGTTGTGGAAGCCGCCGTCGCGGAACTGCGGCGAACTGTCGTAGCGCGCTTCGCTGCCGCCGGCGGCGCCGCAGCCCGCGATGAACGCGCAGCCGGCCGCGGCCAGCGCGGTGCTCCGGCGAAGGAGTTGGGGCAGGTAGGAGCCCTGTTCGTCAGCCATGGGGAACCTTCTGGATTGTGTTTGTCGGATGGCGCGAGACTAGCGACGACGCGCATTCCAATGGTTTCAGCCGCAGAAACATTCGCCCGGCAGGGGCATTCCGGCGCCTCCGGCGGGCGCGTGCCATGGCGTGCGGTCGTATGCCATGCGCGGTATGGCGCTCCCTGCGGCGGCCCGGCAAACTGCCCGGCTTCATCGGCTTGGACGAGGCGGCACGGACATGAGCGGCAACCGGTACCCCATCATCTATGTGCGCGGCTACGCGATGACCGAGTCGGAGCGGGACGACACCGCGGCCGATCCGTTCTGCGGCTTCAACCTGGGCTCCACCGTGTACCGCGCCACGGTCAAGAAGGATGCGCCCGCGCAGAAGTTCGTCTTCGAGTCGCCGGTGGTACGTCTGCTGGCCGACTACCAGTACCAGAGCGTCTACCAGAACGGCCTGGACATCCTCGACCCCGACTGGAAGCCCTCGCCCGACGAGACCGGCAAGGACGTCGACGGCCTGCCGTCGGCCTCGATCATCATCTACCGCTACTACGACTCGGGTTCAGAGCTGCTCGGCGACGGCAAGTCGAAGGACGTCAAGGTGTACGCGCAGGGCCTGAGCCAGCTGATCCTGCGCGTGCGCGACCTCGTGGTGCAGCGCGAGGGGCCGGGTTATTCGGCCGCCGACTTCCGCTGCTACCTCGTCGCGCATTCGATGGGCGGGCTGGTGGTGCGTGCCTTCCTGCAGAACGCGGGGCTCGGCGACGCAGAGGCCCGCCGCTGCGTCGACAAGGTGTTCACCTACGCCACGCCGCACAACGGCATCGACATGGGCGGCATCAACGTGCCGGCCTGGCTCACGGCCGCCGAGATGAACACCTTCAACCGCGAGAAGATGTCGGAGTTCCTGGACACCGCGCCCGTCAACGGCCGCATGGACTACCTGCCGGCCACGGCGTTTCCGGCCGAGCGCGTCTTCTGCATGGTCGGCTCCAACCGCGGCGACTACGAAAGCGCCAAGGGCCTCGCGCGCATGTTCGCTGGCCACGGCAGCGACGGGCTGGTGCGCATCGAGAACGCCTCGCTCTGGTCGACCGACGCCGCCGGCAGGACGCAGCCGGTGGCCACCGCCTACACCTACCGATCGCACTCGGGCTTCTTCGGCATCGTCAATTCGGAGGAGGCCTACCAGAACCTCGTGCGCTTCCTGTTCGGGGACGTGCGGGTGGACCTGTGGTTCGACGTCGACGGCGTCACCCTGCCGCCCGACCTTCCCGCCGGGGCCGACGTCGATGCGCTCTACCAGGTCGAGCTGCTGGCCGCGCCGCGCGGCAAGCGCTGGTACCTGAGCCGGCGCGTGGCGGAGGAGGACTCGCCCGCCTGCCGCACGCACAAGGAGCTGACCGACCCCGCCAGGGCCGAGCGTCGCGCCATCTACCTGTCGACCGTGTTCCTGGCCAACCGGGCGCGCGTGAAGCAGGACCGCCCGACGCTGGCCTACGCCATGACGCTGGGCGTTCGCGTGCCCGACTACCAGGTCGACAACAAGTTCTGGCTCGACGGCCACTACGAGGGCAGTTCGCTGTTCCGCGACACGCTGGTGATCGAGATCGCGCCGCCCCAGGCCGGGGACCCGGCGCAGAACTGGAACGTCAAGTACGGCTGGCAGACCGACACGGCGGGGCAGGCCTCGCTGCCCATGAGCCCGAAGCAGCTCGCCAGCGGCAAGCTGCAGTTCGTGGTGCCGCTGTCGAGCCTGGGCGCCGCGCCGTCGGCGCCGGGCATCAGCGGCAAGGTGCGGCTGGAGGTCAGCGCCTGGAGCTAGGGTTCGGGGTAAGGCCGGGGTCAGATTGGGGCGCTCACAATCGCGCCCACCATGCATTACCTCCTTTTCATCGGCGCACTCCTGTTCTTCGCGTTCATGACGCCGGTCAAGGTCGCGGTGGCGGTCGGGGCGCTGGTGCTGTCCGTGACCCTGGTGGTCAAGGTGTCGGCGCAGGTGGTAGCGGGTGTGTCGCCGACGCTGGGCGAGTCCTTCCGCGCTGTCTTCTACGCCTCGCTGCTGGTGGCGCTGGCGCTGCTGGGCGCCATGAGCTTCTCGAGCGGCACGGGCATCCACCACATCGAGGGCTGGCCCGCGGCGGCCTTGCTCGCGGGGCTGTTCGTGGCCTACACGCTGGGTTTCCAGCTGGGCATCGGCACCTCGTTCGGTGCCAGCGCGGTGGTGGCGCTGGTCTCGACGCTGCTGTCGGGCGCCATACTCTGGTCGGTCAGGAATTTCTCCTTCTGACCTGAACCCTTCCATCCCATCCGCCCATGACAAGAACTGCCGTCCTCGTGATCGATGTCCAGCGTGGCCTTTGCGACGATCCGCCGCGCCCGCATGAA encodes:
- a CDS encoding MBL fold metallo-hydrolase, producing the protein MADEQGSYLPQLLRRSTALAAAGCAFIAGCGAAGGSEARYDSSPQFRDGGFHNMANPDLPAQASAWRIWSRFIVGSKVDSVPVDPIPVKPLDKATLDALDAGTNHVVRLGHSSHLLKLRGKYWLIDPVFSERVSPVQWAGPKRFHQPPIALEQLPPIEGVILSHDHYDHLDVATIEYLSKTVKHYFVPLGVRTRLVVMGVPVERVSELDWWQGAEHDGVKLTATPAQHFSGRTLGDRDRTLWASWVIQSGDQRIFYSGDSGYFPGFRQIGERFGGFDIALMENGAYDAMWPAVHMTPEQSVQAFEDLRGKVFFSVHNSTFDLAFHTWHDPLDRIADLAEAKKIELATPVIGEVVTVGQARTNTRWWVGLK
- a CDS encoding esterase/lipase family protein, which translates into the protein MSGNRYPIIYVRGYAMTESERDDTAADPFCGFNLGSTVYRATVKKDAPAQKFVFESPVVRLLADYQYQSVYQNGLDILDPDWKPSPDETGKDVDGLPSASIIIYRYYDSGSELLGDGKSKDVKVYAQGLSQLILRVRDLVVQREGPGYSAADFRCYLVAHSMGGLVVRAFLQNAGLGDAEARRCVDKVFTYATPHNGIDMGGINVPAWLTAAEMNTFNREKMSEFLDTAPVNGRMDYLPATAFPAERVFCMVGSNRGDYESAKGLARMFAGHGSDGLVRIENASLWSTDAAGRTQPVATAYTYRSHSGFFGIVNSEEAYQNLVRFLFGDVRVDLWFDVDGVTLPPDLPAGADVDALYQVELLAAPRGKRWYLSRRVAEEDSPACRTHKELTDPARAERRAIYLSTVFLANRARVKQDRPTLAYAMTLGVRVPDYQVDNKFWLDGHYEGSSLFRDTLVIEIAPPQAGDPAQNWNVKYGWQTDTAGQASLPMSPKQLASGKLQFVVPLSSLGAAPSAPGISGKVRLEVSAWS